In Pelmatolapia mariae isolate MD_Pm_ZW linkage group LG2, Pm_UMD_F_2, whole genome shotgun sequence, one DNA window encodes the following:
- the atp11c gene encoding phospholipid-transporting ATPase 11C isoform X6, which translates to MLRRRLNRWFGGEDRRVGSRTIYVGHRPCPANEVFIPPKFCDNRIVSSKYTVWNFLPKNLFEQFRRIANFYFLIIFLVQVIVDTPTSPVTSGLPLFFVITVTAIKQGYEDWLRHKADNEVNKYRVTVLEDGRRIQKESEKIKVGDVLEVEEDETFPCDLILLQSSRDDGTCFVTTASLDGESNHKTHYTVPDTERDVESLNATIECEQPQPDLYKFVGRMHIYKNNEEPSLRSLGPENLLLKGATLKNTQSICGVAVYTGMETKMALNYQGKSQKRSVVEKSINAFLLVYLCILVSKALVCTTLKYVWQSKPGQDEPWYNEKTKKEKETNLYLNMFTDFLSFMVLFNFIIPVSMYVTVEMQKFLGSFFISWDKDFFDSEIEEGALVNTSDLNEELGQVEYVFTDKTGTLTQNNMEFIECCIDGHQYKYRDASSEVDGFCVTDGPMNTVQQKAGREKEELFLRALCLCHTVQVKESTEQGHGQEDGRIDQVDGLMVDGQVVPPLQEQRGFIASSPDEIALVQGAMRYGFTFLGLESKTMKILNRTNDVEMYELLHVLNFDPVRRRMSVIVRSISGETLLFCKGADSSIFPRVKQEEVEKIRMHVERNATDGYRTLCVAYKHLTAEEYDQVDSGLREARLALQDREEKLMAVYNQVETGMNLIGATAVEDRLQEEAAETMEALQGAGIKVWVLTGDKMETAKSTCYACRLFKRNTELLELTVRTLESPGKRREDRLHDLLLEYHKKTVQDAPPAKTRVARNWSSQDYGFIVDGATLSMVLNSSSENNLHDYKDLFLQICQNCTSVLCCRMAPLQKAQIVKMVKNSKGSPITLSIGDGANDVSMILEAHVGIGIKGKEGRQAVRNSDYAIPKLKHLKKLLLAHGHLYYVRIAHLVQYFFYKNLCFILPQFLYQFFCGCSQQSFRTAHFH; encoded by the exons TTTGGTGGTGAGGACAGAAGAGTAGGCAGTAGGACTATCTATGTTGGTCATCGGCCGTGTCCTGCCAATGAAGTTTTCATCCCACCCAAGTTCTGCGATAACAGGATTGTGTCCTCGAAG TATACAGTATGGAACTTTCTACCAAAGAACCTGTTTGAACAATTTAGAAGAATTGCCAATTTCTACTTCCTTATCATCTTCCTGGTGCAG GTGATAGTGGATACCCCCACCAGCCCAGTCACCAGTGGCCTACCATTATTTTTTGTGATTACAGTAACTGCTATCAAGCAG GGATATGAGGACTGGCTGCGGCACAAGGCTGACAATGAGGTGAATAAGTACCGAGTGACAGTGCTTGAAGATGGCCGGAGGATACAAAAAGAGAGTGAGAAGATCAAG GTGGGAGATgttttggaggtggaggaagacgAGACCTTTCCCTGTGATTTAATATTGCTGCAGTCTAGCCGAGATGATGGCACATGTTTTGTTACCACAGCAAGTCTGGATGGAGAATCTAACCATAAA ACACACTACACAGTGCCAGACACAGAGCGCGATGTGGAATCTCTCAACGCCACCATTGAGTGCGAACAGCCACAGCCTGACCTTTACAA GTTTGTCGGTCGTATGCACATCTACAAAAACAATGAGGAGCCTTCGCTAAG GTCACTGGGCCCAGAAAACCTCCTGCTGAAAGGAGCAACTTTAAAGAACACTCAAAGCATCTGTG gtgTTGCAGTTTACACCGGCATGGAGACAAAGATGGCTCTTAACTACCAAGGAAAATCTCAGAAACGCTCTGTTGTGGAAAA GTCTATCAATGCCTTCCTTTTGGTTTACCTTTGCATATTGGTGAGCAAGGCCTTAGTGTGTACTACACTTAAATATGTATGGCAGAGCAAGCCTGGACAGGATGAGCCCTGGTACAACgagaaaactaagaaagaaaaggaaaccaATCTG TACCTTAACATGTTCACCGACTTCCTGTCCTTCATGGTGCTCTTCAACTTCATCATTCCAGTGTCCATGTATGTGACCGTTGAAATGCAAAAGTTTTTGGGATCGTTTTTCATATCCTGGGATAAAGATTTCTTTGACAGTGAAATTGAGGAAGGGGCACTGGTCAACACCTCGGACCTCAATGAAGAGCTGGGACAG GTGGAGTACGTCTTCACAGACAAGACGGGGACCCTAACTCAGAATAACATGGAGTTCATAGAGTGCTGCATTGATGGCCACCAATACAAGTACAGGGACGCGAGCTCGGAAGTGGACGGATTCTGCGTTACAGATGGACCTATGAACACAGTACAACAGAAAGCTGGCAGG GAAAAGGAAGAGCTGTTTCTGCGTGCCCTGTGCCTGTGCCACACAGTCCAGGTAAAGGAGTCTACAGAGCAGGGTCACGGTCAAGAGGATGGACGGATAGACCAGGTGGATGGATTAATGGTAGATGGACAAGTGGTCCCTCCACTGCAGGAGCAGAGGGGCTTTATAGCCTCCTCACCTGATGAGATTGCTTTGGTCCAGGGTGCAATGAG GTACGGCTTCACATTTCTTGGCCTCGAAAGTAAAACCATGAAAATTCTTAACAGGACAAATGACGTTGAAAT GTATGAATTGCTTCATGTGTTGAACTTTGACCCAGTCAGAAGGCGAATGAGTGTAATAGTCAGATCAATATCAG GTGAAACACTGCTTTTTTGTAAGGGAGCCGACTCCTCCATCTTCCCCCGAGTCAAACAGGAGGAAGTTGAAAAGATACGCATGCATGTGGAACGTAATGCAACA GATGGTTACCGGACACTGTGTGTGGCCTACAAACATCTTACCGCTGAGGAGTATGACCAGGTAGATTCAGGATTAAGGGAAGCTAGACTGGCTCTGCAGGACAGAGAGGAGAAGCTCATGGCTGTTTACAACCAAGTGGAGACTGGAATGAATCTAATTGGAGCTACTGCTGTTGAAGATCG TCTTCAAGAGGAGGCAGCAGAGACTATGGAGGCTCTGCAGGGAGCAGGTATTAAAGTGTGGGTCTTAACAGGAGACAAGATGGAGACAGCCAAGTCCACCTGCTATGCTTGCAGATTGTTCAAGAGGAACACAGAGCTGTTGGAGCTAACAGTGCGTACTCTAGAGTCTCCAGGAAAAAGGCGTGAGGACCGACTGCATGACCTCTTGCTCGAGTACCACAAGAAAACTGTACAGGATGCACCACCAGCAAAGACACGTGTTGCCAG GAATTGGTCCAGCCAGGATTATGGTTTTATAGTAGATGGAGCCACTCTGTCGATGGTGCTCAACTCATCCTCTGAAAACAACTTACATGACTATAAGGACCTATTTCTGCAGATATGTCAAAACTGCACGTCTGTGCTCTGCTGCCGCATGGCTCCCTTACAAAAGGCACAG ATAGTTAAAATGGTGAAGAACTCCAAAGGCAGCCCAATCACCCTTTCCATTGGAGATGGAGCCAATGATGTCAGCATGATTTTGGAAGCTCATGTAGGCATTG GCATTAAGGGGAAAGAGGGTCGACAGGCGGTGAGGAACAGTGATTATGCCATCCCCAAACTGAAGCACCTCAAGAAACTTTTGTTGGCACATGGGCATCTCTACTATGTTCGCATTGCACACCTGGTGCAGTATTTCTTTTATAAG AATCTTTGCTTCATCTTACCACAGTTTTTGTACCAGTTCTTCTGCGGCTGTTCCCAGCAA TCTTTTCGAACAGCACATTTCCATTGA